GCCAACGTCATATAATAATGCTTCCGGCAGATTTGGCATGGGTGCATCTTTCAAGTAATGCATAAAAAACGGAAATTCTACATTCTTCTGAAACCATCGACTCGTATTGAATCCAAAAGGAATATCGCCGAGATGGTTCATATTCATACTTGCCCATCCACCGTGGTACCAAGGCCCCATCACCAAAATATTTTCGTTGCCCGGATTTTTATGTTCAATGCTTTGATAAGTGTTTACAGTACCCCATTGGTCTTCTGCATCGTACCAACCACCCACCAACATTGTAGCAGGTTTTACATTATTCATAAACTTGCGAATATCTCTTGCTTGCCACCATTTATCATAATTCGGATGCATCAAAACTGTATCAAAAAACGGGGCTAAATGATGGTAATATTCTTTGTTAACGTTGGCAACCGTTTTCATTTTTAAAAAGAACTGATAACTGTCGCTATACTTGGCATTCAGCGGAGGCATTTTATCTTTGTTGGGGCCATTGGTAGAATTGACAAACCAATAATCAAAGTCAAACTCATCCATTAAGAAGAAAGCGCCATTATGATGCGTATCATCGCCCAAAAACCAATTGGTAACAGGTGCTTGCGGCGATACCACTTTAATCGCCGGATTGCCGCATAAAGCTGCATTCGTTGCAAAAAAACCCGGATAAGAAATACCCCACACGCCTACTTTTCCATTGTTGTGCGGCACATTTTTCACCAGCCAATCCACTGCATCATAAGTGTCCGATGCTTCATCGTGTTGTGTCCCTTTTTTATTCACAATGAATGGTGTAATCTCTGTCCAATTGCCCTCACTGTGGTGCTTTCCGCGCACATCCTGATAGACAAAAATAAACCCTTCTTTCATAAATTCTGGCGAAGGCCCTAATAAGTAAGGATATTTATCAGTACCATAAGGTGCGACTGAATAACAAGTCCGCATCATCATCATCGGATAAGTTTTCGATGTATCTTTTGGCACATAAACATTTGTAAAAAGCTTTATACCATCACGCATGGGAATCATAAATTCGTATTTGTTGTAATGCGTGCGTGCATAACTTGTATCGAATGGTAGATCACGATTCCGCTGCGCTTGCAAAACGCTGCAGCCGCATAAAAGGATAGCCAGAAAGCAATATAGTCTTTTCATAAAATTGTACTTAAGAGATGGACAAATTAAGTTAATACATTATTCTATTTACCGGAAGTTTAGTAAAGCTCAGAACCCCTCTTCTTCATTCAAATTGTGCAATTCCACATATAGATTATTATCTTTTACAAAATTGCAATAATGACAATCTTCTTTACCACAACCTGTGTAAAAATCTCTACTTTGAATTTTATGCCATACGTCTTGCATTTGTTGTTTCACCGTTTCCACCTCCCCCGGGCTGATTGTCAACTTTGTTTTATGATATTCTTTTTTATCATCCGGTTCTACAAAATCAAATTCAGTGCTGATAACTTGCCAATCTTTTAGGGGATAATTATCCAACAAAATTTTATAAAAGACGGCTTGACGCCAATAATCGCCACCTAAAGGATTCTTATCATTAGGTGCTTTCAATTTATCTTTAGCGTTATCAAATTTTCCAGTTTTATAATCTACTACATTTACTTGTTTTCCGTCAAATTCCAGTTTATCTAACTTTCCTTTGATAGGCACACCACTAACCACCACATTTTTAATCATCCTTTCTACCACTACAATTTTGCTCCAATTTTCAATATATTTTTGATAATAATTGTGCAAGATTTCGTGTCCATATTCCATTCGTCTGTTAAAACTCTCAGCCACAAAATTTTCTCTGTTGCGTTTCATGCTCCACTCAAAATCCTCGATAAATATTTCTTTCGAAGGAAAAACATGCTCATTATTATTCATCCTGGTAAATAATTTTTCCAAGGCAAAATGTACGGCGGTACCAAATACCAAAGCTTCGTTTTTAGCCGCAGGAATACGCAACAATTGATTGAAATAAAAACTCAAGGGGCACTTTAGAAAATTGTTTAATGCCGTTACGCTCATTACAAAATTATCTAACACTGCATCTAACAAATCAGATTCCATTTTTTGTAATTCAGGTGCCCGATTATTAGTAAATTCCATCAACTGAAAATCCACTTTATCTTCCTGCGATATTTCACAATGTTCCGGTTGAAATACCTGTCCTTCCTCTATTTCTGCAATAAATTGTGTAGGTTCTAGTTCTTTATTTTTATTATCAAATTTATAATAAGAGATAAATAAATATTGCTCAGCGCGCGTCATCGCTACATAAAAAAGTCGTCGTAATTCTTCTAAAACTTTTTCTTTTGCTACCGAAAAGAATAAGGTATCCGGGAAAGAAAACCCACCCATATTACCTCGTTTTTTTTCCCAGCTCCCACTGATACACCCGGCGAAATATACATACTGAAACTCTAACCCTTTGGATCCATGAGCTGTCAGGAGGTTCACACCTTTGTCCGTTCCATTTATTTCAATGATAGGAATAGGCAATTTTTCCTCCTTCATCAAATCAATATTACCGATTAATAGTTCCAAACTCAAATAGGGATTGCGTGCTGTTTCGTCCTTGATAAAATCAAAAAGCGCCGTGAGTATTTTCAATAGTTTGAACTTTTCGGGGCTGTTCATGATATAAGTAATCAGCCCCATTTTGAAAATGATATTTTCAAATAACCTTTGTAAATTTTCATTAGGAACATCAGTAATCAAACTTTCGATGGCATTACTCGCCATTCTAAACCCCTCTGGAATTGAAGGTGAAAACAATTCTTGTGCAGGTGCGTTTACTTTTTCAAACAACAATTGTCGAATGGAGGTTTTATCTTCTTTAAACTGGCTTCTACTTACTTCAATAGAAAGTTTCGCTACTTCTATTGCAGGAATTCCAAACCAATCGAAATGCAAAATCTCAAAAAGCATTTCATCTCCACCATAAGGCGCATCATGTTCTGCATGGAGATAATTTAAAATCAGCAACAATTTCTTACCAAAAGTTGTTGTAAAAACATTTTCACTGCGCTTGCTGTAGTAAGAAATATTTTTTAATTGAAAATATTTAGCCAGCTCCTCGCCATATTTATGTTCTTTATAAATTACAGCAATTTTACCCGGCTGTACACCCTGTTGTATCAGCTTTTCGACACTTAAAGTAATACCTATCATTTCCTCTCTTTGTGTAACATATTCCAATAAAACTGGTTGAATTTTTAATTCTTTAATTTTTTCATTTGAAGAAACTAAGTCCTTACTCAAACCGGGGAGTTGATTTACCAAACGTTCTTTATTTTTTTCAATTATTGTTTTAGAATGATCTAAAATAGGTTGAACGGAACGATAATTTTTGGTAAGTACAATCGTTTTTAGATCTCTGGAAAGTCCATTCGCAAAGTCAACCATATTATCCAAGTTAGCGCCTTGAAAACGATAGATGCTTTGATCGTCATCGCCCACTACAAATACATTCGGCTTTTCCCAATAATTCATCAACAAATGCACCAGCGCGTTTTGTGTCCCACTTGTATCTTGATATTCATCTACCAATATATATAAATACTGTTCCTGATAAGTATTGAGTAATAAAGGGTTTTCTTCAAAAGCCTTTAGCACCCAATTAATCATATCATCAAAATCGTACCGATTATTATGGCGCATTAAAGACTGATAATTATCAAACTGATTCACGGCAGCACGTAATTTCTCCATGCGATCCAGCAAATCTTCAAATGCAGGTTTTAAGTCTCCTGCGCTTTTATTCTTGTATTTTTTCTTGTATTTATAATCGGCATAGTATTCTGAGTTTTCATCACAATTACGCACTTGTTCTATAAACTCATCTATTTTTTCTTCTATAAAACCGGGCTTCCAACCTTCACGTTTCATTGTACTAAACAGGGAGCGTAAATTCGGAATATCATAATACACATCGCCGCGATAACGCTTAAGAGGGTTGTCCTTTTTGAATCCATTAATCAATTCTTTAAACAAATCAATACTTTCTAAATCAGAAATAGCATCTAAAGAGTTTTTTTCGAAATAAGAAAGATTGGCTTGAATAATATCGTTGCAAAAAGCATGGAAAGTATAAATATTTACTTTGTACGCATCCGCACCAATAAAGGATTTTAGTCGGCTACGCATGGCTACCACACCTGCGTCAGTATAAGTAAGGCAGAGAATATTTTCGGGCAAGGTATCGGTCTTCAATAAAATATTCCCGATACGTGCCGATAGAATTTGTGTTTTGCCTGTGCCTGGCCCAGCAATTACCATCACTGGCCCATCGATAGTATCAACGGCTTCTTTTTGTTTTTCGTTTAAAGACTTGTAAACTTGTTGAAATTTTTCGAGTTGTTCTTTATTGCTCAAAGCGTGAAAATTTTGAATGTTGTAAATTAAAATTAGAATTTCTTTGTTCACTGGAAATAACGGCCGATGGAGAAATTTCAATTTCCACAACGCCATCAGATACAGTATAAAGCAAAAGCTCCGACAGCTCATCGCTGAGTTTTATGGGCAAATTTTTAGCCATTTTACTTCCGTTCTATTCTTTTATTTTTATTTGCTAATAATTTTTTTGCCGAAATAGTACTCACTACTTTTTTCCCAGTTGTTTTCTCTAATTGCAGCCGAGCAGCTTTAGCTACGTTACCACCTTTTGTCGCAACTTCTTTGTTTTCAGAAAATGTTTTTGGCTGTTTTTCTTTACTTATTTCCGTGGTGGATGCTTCTGCCAACATATTAAGAACTAATTCCAAATTGGTCATATTATCTCTTAAGTTCTCTTTTTTAAGGTCTTTGTGTTTTCTGTATTCTTTTACGGTTAATCCACTCCAAGCTTTGGTTATTTCATCTGTAAGTATAGCGTATTCCTGACCTTTTTTTACGCCTCGTTCATCCCATTCATCGGTGAGGTCTTTGCGTACTTCAATACTTTTTAACCGTTGATTTATCCATTCTTTGCTGTAGCCCTTTTTAAGATAAGTTTCCATCAACCTGTCTATTCCAATTTCTGGGTCTTCTATTTCATCAATTCGTTCTCTAGCAACTTTTGCTATCCATAATTTGAATGCTTCAGCTTTGGGTGATGGTACAGATTGAATAAGACGGAATAACTGTTCCGTATCTGCCACATCTGTTAGCCGCATTTTCCCATCGGCAGCTACCATTTTCAAACCGTGAAGATTTGTCACGGTTTCATTCCCTTCAGCTTTAAGCCGTTGTTTTAGTTTTCGCCAATAAGCTGCAACATCTACACTATCAGTTAGTATTTTCAATACATCTACTACAGAGAAATACCATTTTTCATTCTCTTCATTCCAAATGCTTCGCACCTGCTTTTGCTCAAATAATTTTATGGCTGTATTTTTCAAATAGTTACTTTTATTTTTTGATAAAATATTTTTTTGCCTTCAGTTCTTTGGTTAAAGATCGATAAACTTGAATTCTAATATTATTTAAAGTTGATCTTTGAAGACTTGAATAGATTTTTTACTTAGCATTGTTTATGCCTCTATATATTCCTAGAGGTTCGGATTT
The Arachidicoccus soli DNA segment above includes these coding regions:
- a CDS encoding CocE/NonD family hydrolase is translated as MKRLYCFLAILLCGCSVLQAQRNRDLPFDTSYARTHYNKYEFMIPMRDGIKLFTNVYVPKDTSKTYPMMMMRTCYSVAPYGTDKYPYLLGPSPEFMKEGFIFVYQDVRGKHHSEGNWTEITPFIVNKKGTQHDEASDTYDAVDWLVKNVPHNNGKVGVWGISYPGFFATNAALCGNPAIKVVSPQAPVTNWFLGDDTHHNGAFFLMDEFDFDYWFVNSTNGPNKDKMPPLNAKYSDSYQFFLKMKTVANVNKEYYHHLAPFFDTVLMHPNYDKWWQARDIRKFMNNVKPATMLVGGWYDAEDQWGTVNTYQSIEHKNPGNENILVMGPWYHGGWASMNMNHLGDIPFGFNTSRWFQKNVEFPFFMHYLKDAPMPNLPEALLYDVGLNRWNTFMHWPSRNIQPVKLYFGENNELSLTPPKTIKSSDEYISDPAKPVPYEGGIKADRGVTYMDADQRFASCRPDVLTFSTPVLDSSVTLAGATEANLFVSTSGTDADFIIKLIDVYPDTLSNYAIDGKEVAAGGYEALVRAEIMRGKYRNSFENPEAFVPNKPTLVKFHVPDILYTFKKGHRIMVQIQSTWFPLVDRNPQVFENIYTALPQDFKKATIKLYHQKNMPSSLETGILPLDKQQVFDVSKEKD
- a CDS encoding ATP-dependent helicase, which translates into the protein MSNKEQLEKFQQVYKSLNEKQKEAVDTIDGPVMVIAGPGTGKTQILSARIGNILLKTDTLPENILCLTYTDAGVVAMRSRLKSFIGADAYKVNIYTFHAFCNDIIQANLSYFEKNSLDAISDLESIDLFKELINGFKKDNPLKRYRGDVYYDIPNLRSLFSTMKREGWKPGFIEEKIDEFIEQVRNCDENSEYYADYKYKKKYKNKSAGDLKPAFEDLLDRMEKLRAAVNQFDNYQSLMRHNNRYDFDDMINWVLKAFEENPLLLNTYQEQYLYILVDEYQDTSGTQNALVHLLMNYWEKPNVFVVGDDDQSIYRFQGANLDNMVDFANGLSRDLKTIVLTKNYRSVQPILDHSKTIIEKNKERLVNQLPGLSKDLVSSNEKIKELKIQPVLLEYVTQREEMIGITLSVEKLIQQGVQPGKIAVIYKEHKYGEELAKYFQLKNISYYSKRSENVFTTTFGKKLLLILNYLHAEHDAPYGGDEMLFEILHFDWFGIPAIEVAKLSIEVSRSQFKEDKTSIRQLLFEKVNAPAQELFSPSIPEGFRMASNAIESLITDVPNENLQRLFENIIFKMGLITYIMNSPEKFKLLKILTALFDFIKDETARNPYLSLELLIGNIDLMKEEKLPIPIIEINGTDKGVNLLTAHGSKGLEFQYVYFAGCISGSWEKKRGNMGGFSFPDTLFFSVAKEKVLEELRRLFYVAMTRAEQYLFISYYKFDNKNKELEPTQFIAEIEEGQVFQPEHCEISQEDKVDFQLMEFTNNRAPELQKMESDLLDAVLDNFVMSVTALNNFLKCPLSFYFNQLLRIPAAKNEALVFGTAVHFALEKLFTRMNNNEHVFPSKEIFIEDFEWSMKRNRENFVAESFNRRMEYGHEILHNYYQKYIENWSKIVVVERMIKNVVVSGVPIKGKLDKLEFDGKQVNVVDYKTGKFDNAKDKLKAPNDKNPLGGDYWRQAVFYKILLDNYPLKDWQVISTEFDFVEPDDKKEYHKTKLTISPGEVETVKQQMQDVWHKIQSRDFYTGCGKEDCHYCNFVKDNNLYVELHNLNEEEGF
- a CDS encoding BRO-N domain-containing protein produces the protein MKNTAIKLFEQKQVRSIWNEENEKWYFSVVDVLKILTDSVDVAAYWRKLKQRLKAEGNETVTNLHGLKMVAADGKMRLTDVADTEQLFRLIQSVPSPKAEAFKLWIAKVARERIDEIEDPEIGIDRLMETYLKKGYSKEWINQRLKSIEVRKDLTDEWDERGVKKGQEYAILTDEITKAWSGLTVKEYRKHKDLKKENLRDNMTNLELVLNMLAEASTTEISKEKQPKTFSENKEVATKGGNVAKAARLQLEKTTGKKVVSTISAKKLLANKNKRIERK